GTCAGTGCCAGCGGGGCCCCCAGGCCGATGAAGACCCACGCGGCCACATAGCCCATCAACCCCTCTGCGCGCGACAGGATGACCAGCGCGACCGCCATGAGCACGGAGCCAAGGCACATCGGCAGGCGTGCGCCCGACCGGTCTAGGAAGCGGCCGGCGTGAGGGCCGATGGCGCCACTGACCAGCAGCATGATGGTGACGCCGCCGAACACCATTTCCCGCCCGAGGCCGAGGTCGCGAGTCAGGAACAGAGACAGGGTCGTCGGCAGATAATAGGTCGTGCCCCAGCCGATGATCTGGCCAATCGACAGCGCGGGCGTGACATATCTGAATGTCGGCCGGGCGACGCGCTGAACCGTTTCGATGGGCATGGCAGAACCCTGCCGAAACCGATCCGAGGCCACAACCATTGGCGCCGCAGGTCTGACCATCGCGTGCGGGTCGCGTGTCAGGCGACCGCGACAGGCCAGTCCCTTGGCCTGGCATGGATCGTCCAAGCCTCTTGATCCGCGGCACAGAATGTGGTCACTCGCCCGCCGGAGATGCGGGTATAGCTCAATGGTAGAGCAGCAGCCTTCCAAGCTGAATACGCGGGTTCGATTCCCGCTACCCGCTCCACCCCGTCCGTCAGGCATCCGCCGAGCGGTTGTCGCGGCTCCGCCCGATCGGGCGTGACGGCAACGCAGTCTATCCTGGCAGCCGTGTATAAGTTTCGCCGCCATCCTTGTACTCTTTGATCGCCGTGCTATTCGATGTCGATCGGATGGAAAGGTGTAGCAATGTTGCGTCGCGTTGTTGGAGTAATTCTGTGCGCGGTGGCGCTTGCCGGTTGTAATGCGCCCGGACGCCAAATGTCAGTTGCAGAACTGAACACCTATCGCGTTGCGGGCGTGGATGTTGTTCTGGCTCCAGGCGTAAACGGCAGGACGACCAGTTTCGAGATGGCGTATGCGCAGTCTCGCGGCGCCCAAACTCCTCCAGCCAGCACTTTGCCCGAGGCTCAGGTGACCTCGACCTCACGCGCGGGGCCGGACTATTTCACGGTCGTCAACTCTCCAGAGGCACAGGAATATTACCAGCGCCGGACCGTGGAGATTGTGCGGGACGAGATGGAAAAGAGGGTGGGGCACGCGCTGCTGGGCCAGAAGCCTGCGCGAATCCATGTGACTGTCACGACCCTGACCCTGCCGAACGAGGCAATGCGCATCCTTGTGTCGCAGCACCATCTGCTGCAGGCAACGGTCGTGCTGCGCGATGCGGTGACAGGACAGGCTCTGGTCACCTATCCGGACATGCGCGTCGTGATCGACGGTGGCGGAGGTCTGGTCGGGACATTCCTTGTCCCCGCACTTGTTGGTGGGCCTGTCGAAAGGCTTGCGGCGGAATTGGCGCAAGGCTATCGCAACTGGCTCTTGCAGAACTGAGCGAAAACTCGTAACCGACCGTCCGTCGCGGGACCGCCCGTATTTGGAAGCCTAAGGACCACGATCGATGGCCAAAGCAAAGTTCGAACGCAACAAGCCGCATTGCAACATCGGCACGATTGGTCACGTTGACCATGGCAAGACGTCGCTGACTGCGGCGATCACGAAGGTTCTGGCGGAGTCGGGCGGCGCGTCGTTCACGGCCTATGACCAGATCGACAAGGCGCCGGAAGAGAAGGCACGTGGCATCACGATCTCGACGGCGCACGTCGAGTACGAGACGGCGAACCGTCACTATGCCCACGTCGACTGCCCGGGCCACGCCGACTATGTGAAGAACATGATCACCGGTGCTGCCCAGATGGACGGCGCGATCCTGGTCGTGTCGGCTGCCGACGGCCCGATGCCGCAGACCCGCGAGCACATCCTGCTCGCCCGTCAGGTCGGCGTTCCGGCGCTGGTCGTGTTCATGAACAAGGTCGACCTCGTCGACGACGCCGAGCTCCTCGAGCTCGTCGAGATGGAAGTCCGCGAGCTTCTGACCAAGTACGACTTCCCCGGCGACGACATTCCGATCACCAAGGGCTCGGCCAAGGCTGCTCTTGACGGCGTGACGCCGGAGATCGGCCATGACGCGGTTCTGGCGCTGATGGCCACCGTCGACGCCTATATCCCGCAGCCGGAGCGCCCGGTTGACATGCCGTTCCTGATGCCGGTCGAGGACGTGTTCTCGATCTCGGGTCGTGGCACGGTTGTGACGGGTCGCGTCGAGCGCGGCATCGTCAAGGTCGGCGAGGAAATCGAGATCGTCGGCATCCGCGACACCCAGAAGACGATCGTCACGGGCGTCGAGATGTTCCGCAAGCTGCTCGACCAGGGCCAGGCCGGCGACAACATCGGCGCTCTGCTGCGCGGCACCAAGCGCGAGGACGTCGAGCGCGGTCAGGTTCTGTGCAAGCCGGGTTCGGTGAAGCCGCACACGAAGTTCAAGGCCGAGGCCTATATCCTGACGAAGGAAGAGGGTGGCCGTCACACGCCGTTCTTCACCAACTATCGTCCGCAGTTCTACTTCCGCACGACGGACGTGACGGGCATCGTCCACCTGCCGGAAGGCACGGAGATGGTGATGCCTGGCGACAACATCGCCATGACGGTGAACCTGATCGTGCCGATCGCCATGGAGGAGAAGCTGCGCTTCGCCATCCGTGAAGGTGGCCGCACGGTTGGAGCTGGAGTGGTGGCGTCGATCATCGAGTGATCGACGCTGCTACGGAATGCGCAAACCGCATTCCTGATGCTGGCGCCGGCGTCGTCGCTTCCATCATCGAGTGATTGATCACGGCGCCGCTCCGGACTATAGGAAGCGGCGCCTCTAGGGGTTTAGCTCAGCTGGTAGAGCGGCGGTCTCCAAAACCGCAGGTCGTGGGTTCGAATCCCCCAGCCCCTGCCAAATTCGAAAAGCCTCGGCGATCACATCGCCGGGGCTTTTCATTTTCCGACGGGAGTGCCTGACATGCCGGATCTCTCGACGCTCGCCCTGTTCGCACTGGCCTGTCTCGCGCTGACGATGACCCCCGGCCCGGACATGCTGCTGATCGCCTCGCGCAGCATCGGCCAGGGGCCCAAGGCGGGCTTTGCAACGCTGGCAGGCATTCAGGCCGGCACCTACGTCCATGCGCTTGCCGCTGCCTTCGGCCTCTCCGAGCTCTTCGTCGCCGTGCCCATGGCCTATGATGCGGTGCGCTGGGCCGGTGCCGCCTATCTGCTCCTTCTTGCCTGGACGAGCTTTCGGGCAGACGGGACGACCTTCGCGCCGTCGGAAGGGCTCGCAGCCGTGCCACTTGGCCGCATCGTCCGGCAGGGATTGGTGACCAATCTGCTCAATCCGAAGATGGTGCTGTTCGTGCTGGCGTTGTTCCCACAATTCATCAGGCCAGAATTCGGCTCAATCGTCTGCCAGACGCTGATTCTTGCCACCGTCCTCAATCTCATCGGCCTGGTCGTGAATGGCGCGGTCATCCTGACGGCAGGCAGCCTGCGGCGGCGGTTTTCCACCAGCGGCCGCTTTGCGCGCCTGCCGCAATATCTGCTGGGCGGCGTGTTTGCTGCCCTGGCGCTCCGGCTCGCCTGGAGCGAGAGCCGGTGATGCTGCGGCCCATGCCCGCCCGCGACCACATTTTCTTGACGTGCCGGTCCCGATCAGTTAGCAGACCCCACTCCCAGTCGGCCCGGTAACGGATATCCGACGGGACGAGCTTCCTCCTTGAGGCCGATTCGCCGGCCCCTGTCCGAAATGGATAAGGGCGGTGACCGGCCTTGTTCGGATTCAATTCATGGCCAAGACGAACCCTTTCGAGTTCATGCAGCAGGTCCGCCAGGAGGCCAACAAGGTCACCTGGCCGTCGCGCAAGGAGGTCGGCATCACGACCCTCATGGTCGTGATCTTCATGGTCGTGTCGGCGATCTTCTTCTTCGCCGCCGATTCCATCATTCGATGGGGCGTCCAGACGCTCCTGTCGCTCGGCAGCTGATCGGGAGGACGCCGTGGCGAAGCAGTGGTACGTCGTTCACGCCTATTCGAATTTCGAGAACAAGGTCGCCGAGGCGATTCGCGAGGGCGCAGCTCAACGCGGTCTGGCTGAGCTGTTCGACGACATTCTCGTTCCCAAGGAGCGGGTCATCGAAGTGCGCCGCGGCCGCAAGGTCGATACCGAGCGCAAGTTCTTCCCCGGCTATGTGCTGGTGAAGATGGAGATGACCGACCAGGCCTACCACCTGATCAAGAACACCCCGAAGGTCACCGGCTTCCTCGGTTCCGACAAGAAGCCCATGCCGATCCCGGAAGCCGAGGCGATGCGCATCGCCCAGCAGGTCCAGGAAGGCGTCGATCGTCCCAAGGCGACGATCAGCTTCGAGGTCGGCGAGAAGGTCAAGGTCAACGACGGGCCCTTCGCCTCGTTCGAGGGCTTCATCGAGGAGGTCGACGAGGGCCGCGCCCGCGTCAAGGTCGCCGTCTCGATCTTCGGCCGGCCGACGCCGGTCGAACTGGAATTCGGTCAGGTCGACAAGCTCTGATCGATCGGGCTCGCGAGAGCCTGAAGCCGGAACGGTCCGCCGTTCCGTTCACCCGTGGGAGGCGAGGGGAGGCGGTCCGCCATCCGCCCCGAACCCGACCACGAAACCCAACCGAGGGGCCTGTGACCAGGTCCTGAGAGGAGGTAGCCATGGCGAAGAAAGTCGTCGGCTTCATTAAGCTGCAGGTGCCGGCTGGCGCTGCCAACCCGTCGCCGCCCATCGGCCCGGCGCTCGGCCAGCGCGGTCTGAACATCATGGAATTCTGCAAGGCCTTCAACGCGAAGACCCAGCAGATGGAAAAGGGGATGCCGATCCCCGTTGTCATCACGGCCTATCAGGACCGCTCCTTCACCTTCGAGATGAAGCAGCCGCCGGTGTCCTACTGGCTGAAGAAGGCCGCCAAGATCGACAAGGGCCACACGACCACCGGTCGTGGCTTCGTCGGCAAGATCACGCGCGCCCAGATCGCCGAGATCGCCAAGACGAAGATGGTCGACATGAACTGCGACACGGTCGAATCGGCCTCGTCGATGATCGAAGGCTCGGCCCGTTCCATGGGCCTCGAGGTCGTGGGGTGAGATCATGAGCGGCAAGCGTTTCAGGAAGACCCTCGACGGCATCGAAGTCACCAAGACCTATGCCATCGACGAAGCGGTGAAGCTCGTGAAGGAGCGCGCCACGGCGAAATTCGACGAGACCGTCGAGATCGCCATGAACCTCGGCGTCGATCCGCGTCACGCCGACCAGATGGTCCGCGGCGTCTGCAATCTGCCGAACGGCTCCGGCCGCGTCCTGCGCGTTGCGGTGTTTGCCCGCGGCGCCAAGGCTGACGAAGCCAAGGCCGCCGGTGCTGACGTCGTCGGCGCGGAAGACCTGGTGGAGATCGTCCAGGGCGGCAAGATCGATTTCGATCGCTGCATCGCCACCCCGGACATGATGGGCCTCGTTGGCCGCCTCGGTAAGGTTCTGGGCCCGCGCGGCCTGATGCCGAACCCGAAGGTTGGTACCGTCACCATGGACGTGAAGTCGGCTGTTGCTGCCTCCAAGGGCGGCGCCGTCGAGTTCCGCGTCGAGAAGGCCGGCATCATCCACTCGGCCGTCGGCAAGGCGTCTTTTGATCTCACCAAGCTGGTCGAGAACATCAAGGCATTCGCCGACGCGGTCCAGAAGGCCAAGCCTGCTGGCGCTAAGGGCACCTATGTCCAGCGTATCGCCATCTCCTCGACCATGGGTCCGGGCGTGAAGGTCGATCCGTCGAGCGTTCTCAACGGCTGATAAGCATCGGCGCCGGTACGGCCTTCGGGCCCGCCGGCGCCATCGCTTTGCCGGTCACCTGGACAATCGACGCAGTTCGGCCTTGCGGAAAAATGTGGGGCTACCCACTTGGCAAGTGGAACAGGCTTTGCTAGACGACCTTGACTTGGGTGTGGGTGACCACGCCCTCATTGCGTTTGGGTGACAGAGCCCTCGACCTTTTGGCCGAGGACGAAGCGAGGATCTTGCGGCGGAGTGATCCGGGACCTCGATCAAGAGTCCGATACGAGTATCAAGAGCTTCCGTTCGGGGCGACCCGGGCGGCAAGGCCAGTCAAGTCTGTCTCTGAAGGCCCGAGGGCCGATGAGGTGGCGACTGGTAAGTCCTGTCCGAGACTGCAGGCGAGGGGGCGTCCCCTCTTAATCGTGCAACGCCTGCACAGACGGGTGAAGACCGTTTCACCGGCGCGCAAGTGCCGAAGGATTGGTTCGAACTCACGGCACCTCGGCCGATGGATGGTTTCATCCACCGGTGTCCTGAGGGGACAGGGCCGAACGTCGATCGTTCGCCAAAGGCCGGCCTGGCCTGAGGGGCGATCGGCAGGTGCAACCCGGGAACTCCGTCTATGGGGTTCCCGATCTAGAGAGAGCAAAAGTGGATCGCGCGGAAAAGAAGGAGCTTGTCGGCACGCTGAACGAGGTCTTCTCGACCTCGAGCGTCGTTGTCGTCGCTCACTATTCCGGCCTCACCGTCGCGCAGATGCAGGACCTCCGTCGCAAGATGAAGGCCCAGGGCGCGTCCGTGAAGGTCACAAAAAACCGCCTCGCGAAGATCGCTCTCGAAGGCACGGACGTCGCGTCGATCGGAGCCCTGCTGAAGGGCCCCACGATCCTGGCTATCAGCCATGATCCCGTCGCGGCACCGAAAGTGGCTGTCGAATTTGCCAAGGCGAACGAGAAGTTCGTCATCCTTGGCGGTGCGATGGGCACGACCGCACTGAACCCAGATGGTGTGAGGGCTCTCGCCACCATGCCGTCGCTCGACGAACTGCGCGCCAAGCTCGTGGGCCTTATCCAGGCTCCCGCGACCAAGCTCGCCCAGCTCTCGACCGCGCCTGCTGCCAAGCTTGCGCGCGTGTTCGGCGCCTATGCCAAACGAGACGAAGCCGCGTGAGGCTTATCTCTCACACTCAACGGTTCGAACCGATCACAAGGAAGTAGTTACATGGCTGATCTTGCCAAAATCGTCG
This region of Phreatobacter aquaticus genomic DNA includes:
- the tuf gene encoding elongation factor Tu, whose product is MAKAKFERNKPHCNIGTIGHVDHGKTSLTAAITKVLAESGGASFTAYDQIDKAPEEKARGITISTAHVEYETANRHYAHVDCPGHADYVKNMITGAAQMDGAILVVSAADGPMPQTREHILLARQVGVPALVVFMNKVDLVDDAELLELVEMEVRELLTKYDFPGDDIPITKGSAKAALDGVTPEIGHDAVLALMATVDAYIPQPERPVDMPFLMPVEDVFSISGRGTVVTGRVERGIVKVGEEIEIVGIRDTQKTIVTGVEMFRKLLDQGQAGDNIGALLRGTKREDVERGQVLCKPGSVKPHTKFKAEAYILTKEEGGRHTPFFTNYRPQFYFRTTDVTGIVHLPEGTEMVMPGDNIAMTVNLIVPIAMEEKLRFAIREGGRTVGAGVVASIIE
- a CDS encoding LysE family translocator, which gives rise to MPDLSTLALFALACLALTMTPGPDMLLIASRSIGQGPKAGFATLAGIQAGTYVHALAAAFGLSELFVAVPMAYDAVRWAGAAYLLLLAWTSFRADGTTFAPSEGLAAVPLGRIVRQGLVTNLLNPKMVLFVLALFPQFIRPEFGSIVCQTLILATVLNLIGLVVNGAVILTAGSLRRRFSTSGRFARLPQYLLGGVFAALALRLAWSESR
- the secE gene encoding preprotein translocase subunit SecE, giving the protein MAKTNPFEFMQQVRQEANKVTWPSRKEVGITTLMVVIFMVVSAIFFFAADSIIRWGVQTLLSLGS
- the nusG gene encoding transcription termination/antitermination protein NusG: MAKQWYVVHAYSNFENKVAEAIREGAAQRGLAELFDDILVPKERVIEVRRGRKVDTERKFFPGYVLVKMEMTDQAYHLIKNTPKVTGFLGSDKKPMPIPEAEAMRIAQQVQEGVDRPKATISFEVGEKVKVNDGPFASFEGFIEEVDEGRARVKVAVSIFGRPTPVELEFGQVDKL
- the rplK gene encoding 50S ribosomal protein L11; the protein is MAKKVVGFIKLQVPAGAANPSPPIGPALGQRGLNIMEFCKAFNAKTQQMEKGMPIPVVITAYQDRSFTFEMKQPPVSYWLKKAAKIDKGHTTTGRGFVGKITRAQIAEIAKTKMVDMNCDTVESASSMIEGSARSMGLEVVG
- the rplA gene encoding 50S ribosomal protein L1 — protein: MSGKRFRKTLDGIEVTKTYAIDEAVKLVKERATAKFDETVEIAMNLGVDPRHADQMVRGVCNLPNGSGRVLRVAVFARGAKADEAKAAGADVVGAEDLVEIVQGGKIDFDRCIATPDMMGLVGRLGKVLGPRGLMPNPKVGTVTMDVKSAVAASKGGAVEFRVEKAGIIHSAVGKASFDLTKLVENIKAFADAVQKAKPAGAKGTYVQRIAISSTMGPGVKVDPSSVLNG
- the rplJ gene encoding 50S ribosomal protein L10; protein product: MDRAEKKELVGTLNEVFSTSSVVVVAHYSGLTVAQMQDLRRKMKAQGASVKVTKNRLAKIALEGTDVASIGALLKGPTILAISHDPVAAPKVAVEFAKANEKFVILGGAMGTTALNPDGVRALATMPSLDELRAKLVGLIQAPATKLAQLSTAPAAKLARVFGAYAKRDEAA